In Allomuricauda ruestringensis DSM 13258, the following proteins share a genomic window:
- a CDS encoding DUF6503 family protein, which produces MNKLTILLLILGISACKQNTKPTKLEEPVQQEISESKTKYPDAMVKVFDAHGGLEQWKKQRTLSYVLPKPELSETHTIDLWSRRDRIDTEQFSMGFDSEKAWLLDTDENYKGDAGFYHNLMFYFYAMPFVLADDGIIYSEAEAISYNGKRYPGIQIAYESGVGASSKDEYYIHFDPETYQMTWLGYTVTYRTGESSDNVRWINYGNWQDVDGLLLPKSITWHKYEERKIKEPASTVTFEEVTLSEASKPKAFYAKPESGAFVPVK; this is translated from the coding sequence ATGAACAAATTAACCATTCTACTTTTAATTTTAGGCATTTCTGCCTGCAAACAAAACACGAAACCCACAAAACTTGAAGAACCTGTTCAGCAGGAAATTTCCGAATCCAAAACGAAGTACCCAGATGCCATGGTCAAAGTTTTTGATGCGCATGGAGGTTTGGAGCAATGGAAAAAGCAACGAACATTGTCTTATGTACTTCCAAAACCTGAGTTGTCCGAAACACATACTATTGACTTGTGGTCCAGAAGGGATAGAATCGACACCGAACAATTTTCAATGGGATTTGATAGTGAAAAAGCGTGGCTTTTGGATACAGATGAAAACTACAAAGGTGACGCAGGATTTTACCATAATTTGATGTTCTATTTTTATGCAATGCCCTTTGTATTGGCAGATGATGGCATTATCTATTCTGAAGCTGAAGCCATATCATACAACGGAAAAAGATATCCAGGGATACAAATAGCTTATGAGTCTGGAGTTGGTGCCTCATCTAAAGATGAGTACTACATCCATTTTGATCCAGAGACGTATCAAATGACTTGGTTAGGCTATACCGTTACTTACCGAACAGGAGAAAGCTCGGACAATGTAAGATGGATCAATTATGGGAATTGGCAAGATGTGGACGGGTTATTACTCCCAAAATCCATTACATGGCACAAATATGAAGAGCGAAAAATCAAAGAGCCTGCAAGTACGGTCACTTTTGAAGAAGTTACCTTAAGTGAGGCTTCCAAACCTAAAGCGTTTTATGCAAAACCAGAGAGTGGAGCGTTTGTTCCGGTAAAATAA
- a CDS encoding alkaline phosphatase D family protein, translating into MKQFYIFLTVLFLFSSCKQKADKTVKAKEEPTPDFVVAFGSCNMSQEPNPFWDDILDENPNLWIWGGDIVYADTDDVERLRSIYAMQDTVAGYAELKKEVPIIGTWDDHDFGLNDGGSDFAIKAESQQVFLNFMGVPEDSERRNQEGVYASHEYEVSAGKVKVIVLDTRYFRSELIKDEDSEKRYKPTTDSTATVLGEVQWQWLENQLKDSDADFNLIMSSIQVLSGEHGFETWGNFPLEVQKLEHLIVESKAKGVIILSGDRHISEFSRADVADLAYPLVDFTSSGLTHSYSSFSGEPNQYRVGEVVSDKSYGVINLNFENKEAEFKIMGDNGVVLQELKQSY; encoded by the coding sequence ATGAAGCAATTTTATATTTTCCTGACCGTCCTGTTTCTGTTTTCATCATGTAAACAGAAAGCAGATAAAACGGTAAAAGCTAAAGAGGAACCAACACCTGATTTTGTTGTGGCCTTTGGGTCGTGCAATATGTCGCAAGAACCCAATCCTTTTTGGGACGATATTTTGGATGAAAACCCCAACCTGTGGATTTGGGGCGGCGATATTGTCTACGCAGATACGGATGATGTGGAAAGATTGAGGTCTATTTATGCGATGCAGGACACCGTTGCAGGCTATGCTGAATTGAAAAAAGAAGTACCTATAATTGGAACATGGGACGATCACGATTTTGGTTTAAATGATGGAGGCTCTGATTTTGCTATAAAGGCAGAAAGCCAGCAGGTCTTTTTGAACTTTATGGGCGTGCCAGAGGATAGTGAAAGAAGGAATCAAGAGGGGGTGTATGCTTCTCACGAATATGAGGTTTCTGCTGGAAAAGTAAAGGTAATTGTGTTGGACACCCGCTACTTTAGAAGTGAACTCATCAAAGATGAGGATTCCGAAAAACGATATAAACCCACTACGGATTCCACCGCAACTGTACTTGGGGAAGTGCAATGGCAATGGTTGGAGAACCAACTTAAGGATTCTGATGCCGATTTCAATTTGATTATGTCCAGTATTCAGGTGCTTTCTGGGGAACATGGTTTTGAAACTTGGGGCAATTTTCCTTTGGAAGTGCAAAAACTGGAACACTTGATTGTTGAATCAAAAGCCAAGGGGGTGATTATCCTGTCTGGTGATCGCCATATTTCGGAATTCTCCAGAGCCGATGTTGCCGACCTTGCTTATCCTTTAGTGGATTTTACCAGCAGCGGACTTACCCATTCGTACTCAAGTTTTAGTGGCGAGCCCAATCAGTATCGCGTAGGGGAGGTGGTTTCCGATAAAAGTTATGGTGTCATCAACCTAAATTTTGAAAATAAAGAGGCCGAATTCAAGATTATGGGGGACAACGGAGTCGTGCTCCAAGAGTTAAAACAAAGCTATTGA
- a CDS encoding DUF3810 domain-containing protein — MGQKIKTIIAIALPIQILLVKWLSSYPNFVEEYYSNGVYPNISGFLRILFGWIPFSFGDLIYTALAILAIRYVYKHWKSIKRKPLLFLKDIAVVLSIVYFAFHLLWGMNYHRQPINWKLSIEREYTVDELVDLTRYIVEKTNQYQFELTGDTVSPVHIPYSKKEIFSKTEEAYGNFAKQYPDFGYEHRSLKSSIYSIPLTFMGYGGYLNPFTNEAQVNGITPKFRLPTVSGHEVGHQLGYSAEGATNFIGYLVTSQSKDPYFKYSAYNHALGYCLTDLYHKDEEQYNALVTTINPGVKENFNELREFWEKYENPMEPIFKSVFNTFLKVNNQKDGIKSYNAVVGLIINHRKQYFQQD; from the coding sequence ATGGGACAAAAAATCAAGACCATAATTGCTATTGCCCTGCCAATACAAATACTATTGGTAAAGTGGCTCAGCAGCTACCCCAACTTTGTTGAAGAGTATTACAGCAATGGCGTATATCCCAATATTTCAGGTTTTTTAAGGATTTTGTTCGGCTGGATTCCATTTTCATTTGGAGATTTAATCTACACAGCACTCGCCATTTTGGCAATTCGATACGTTTACAAACATTGGAAAAGCATCAAAAGGAAACCTCTATTGTTCTTAAAGGATATTGCTGTGGTACTTTCCATCGTTTATTTTGCCTTTCATCTGCTTTGGGGAATGAATTACCACCGTCAACCCATCAACTGGAAATTGAGCATTGAACGTGAATATACCGTTGACGAATTGGTTGATTTAACTCGATACATTGTCGAAAAAACAAACCAGTATCAATTTGAGTTAACAGGAGATACCGTATCTCCTGTACATATACCCTACTCCAAAAAGGAAATCTTCTCAAAAACGGAAGAGGCCTACGGGAACTTTGCAAAGCAATACCCCGATTTTGGATACGAACACCGCAGTCTAAAGTCTTCCATATACAGTATTCCACTCACTTTTATGGGATACGGCGGCTACCTAAACCCTTTTACCAACGAGGCACAGGTAAACGGGATTACCCCAAAATTTAGATTGCCCACCGTTAGCGGCCACGAAGTAGGTCATCAATTGGGTTATTCCGCAGAAGGAGCTACCAATTTTATCGGGTATTTGGTCACCTCGCAAAGCAAAGACCCATATTTTAAGTATTCTGCTTACAATCATGCTCTAGGATATTGCCTCACAGACCTTTACCATAAAGACGAGGAGCAATACAATGCACTTGTGACCACCATTAACCCGGGAGTGAAAGAAAATTTTAATGAACTACGGGAATTTTGGGAAAAATATGAGAACCCTATGGAACCCATCTTTAAATCCGTGTTCAACACTTTTTTAAAGGTGAACAACCAAAAGGATGGCATAAAAAGTTACAATGCCGTAGTTGGGCTCATCATTAACCACCGAAAACAATATTTTCAGCAGGATTGA
- the gldI gene encoding gliding motility-associated peptidyl-prolyl isomerase GldI: protein MRFFLAVLLTAILMSCGGPEPRKPVEVKSGSFYKESIERTKKLLAAEEEAIQEIISKDTIHEYLSSPDGFWYYYDSKNDTATYQLKTGDQILFSYNLMSLNNDTIYTAEEIGPTSYVIDKQQLFPGLQNALKLLKINEKATFLFPSPLAYGYQGDNKAIGPKTPLKSSVELHTIIIDNDSLN, encoded by the coding sequence ATGAGATTTTTTCTAGCTGTACTGTTGACTGCAATCCTAATGAGCTGCGGGGGTCCAGAACCAAGAAAACCGGTGGAAGTTAAATCGGGTAGTTTTTATAAAGAGTCCATTGAACGCACCAAAAAACTATTGGCCGCAGAGGAAGAAGCCATTCAAGAAATCATTTCCAAGGATACAATTCACGAATACCTGTCCAGTCCAGATGGATTTTGGTACTATTACGATTCTAAGAACGATACGGCAACATATCAATTAAAAACGGGAGACCAAATTTTGTTTTCCTATAATTTGATGAGCTTGAACAACGACACCATTTACACTGCCGAAGAAATAGGGCCAACCTCTTACGTCATAGATAAACAACAACTGTTTCCCGGGCTTCAAAATGCCCTGAAACTTTTAAAAATAAACGAGAAGGCCACATTTTTGTTCCCATCTCCCCTAGCCTATGGCTATCAAGGCGACAACAAGGCCATTGGACCAAAAACCCCGCTTAAATCATCAGTAGAATTACATACAATCATAATAGATAACGACAGTTTAAACTAA
- a CDS encoding peptidylprolyl isomerase: protein MKKLFYIIPVFLLVIIGCKSSKYADLGDGIFADIQTTKGDIIIQLEYKKTPVTVANFVSLAEGKNPFVNDEYKDKKFYDGIVFHRIIKDFMIQGGDPTGTGSGNIGYTFKDEFDDSLRHSKKGILSMANRGPKTNSSQFFITHKATPWLDDKHTVFGEVVAGMDVVDTIANVETGAGDKPTTDIVMDHVEIVRNGKEARQFDAVQIMSDYFEEAKAAEEAFKKMKEDLAAQFTEQINEAEETSSGLRILTLEEGEGEQPKVGQKVLVNYAGWLFNGDLFDSNIQEIAEQFNQLNPGRRDQGGYTPFPMDYSPDAQLAAGFREGLLTMKVGDKVRLFIPPHLGYGDNDYGPIPGGSTLVFDIEIVGIQ, encoded by the coding sequence ATGAAGAAATTATTTTATATCATACCCGTATTTCTCCTAGTGATCATAGGATGTAAATCGAGCAAGTATGCGGATTTGGGCGATGGCATTTTTGCCGATATCCAGACTACAAAAGGAGATATCATCATCCAATTGGAATACAAAAAGACCCCTGTTACCGTGGCCAACTTTGTATCCTTGGCCGAAGGCAAAAACCCATTTGTTAATGACGAGTACAAGGACAAAAAATTCTATGACGGGATTGTTTTTCACAGAATCATCAAGGATTTTATGATTCAGGGGGGAGACCCAACCGGGACAGGAAGCGGAAACATAGGGTATACCTTTAAAGATGAGTTCGACGATTCTTTGAGGCACTCCAAAAAAGGAATCCTTTCTATGGCCAACAGAGGTCCCAAGACAAACAGTAGTCAATTTTTTATCACACACAAAGCAACGCCATGGCTGGATGACAAACACACCGTTTTTGGTGAAGTAGTCGCTGGTATGGATGTAGTGGACACCATTGCCAATGTAGAAACTGGAGCTGGCGACAAGCCAACTACCGATATTGTAATGGATCATGTGGAAATTGTTCGCAATGGCAAGGAAGCTCGACAGTTTGACGCCGTTCAAATTATGAGCGATTACTTTGAGGAAGCCAAAGCCGCCGAAGAAGCATTCAAAAAAATGAAAGAAGATCTGGCCGCTCAGTTTACGGAACAAATCAACGAAGCCGAAGAAACTTCCAGTGGCTTGCGCATTTTGACTTTGGAAGAAGGAGAGGGAGAGCAGCCCAAAGTAGGTCAAAAAGTATTGGTCAACTATGCGGGATGGTTGTTCAATGGTGATTTGTTTGATAGTAATATTCAAGAAATTGCCGAGCAATTCAACCAATTGAACCCTGGAAGAAGAGATCAAGGCGGTTACACACCTTTCCCTATGGATTACAGCCCAGATGCCCAGTTGGCAGCAGGTTTCCGTGAAGGATTGTTGACCATGAAGGTAGGAGATAAAGTCCGTTTGTTCATTCCGCCACACTTGGGCTACGGAGATAACGACTACGGCCCTATTCCCGGTGGTTCCACTCTGGTTTTTGATATTGAAATCGTGGGAATCCAATAA
- a CDS encoding amidohydrolase family protein, which produces MKKIFLIIAIVFGVSLNAQQTPAPPQSEQVAIIGATAHIGNGEVIENCTIIFKDGKITAIGADIMTPTIGTMINAEGRHVYPGFIAPSKSLGLVEVDAVRASDDQDEIGEMIPHIRSLIAYNAESKVVESMRPNGVLIGQVTPQGGTISGTSSIVQFDAWNWEDAAVKTDDGIHMNWPNFFRRGRWWMGEERGYIPNKEYGKEMDDIKLFFQNSLAYGKAAEKEKNLPFAAMQGLFDGSQRLYIHANGEKEMTDAVTMAKEMSVKNVVIVGGYKANKIADFLKENDVAVLVERTHALPSFDDDDYDITYKLPKLLLDAGLLVGLQNEDAANFQARNLAFYAGQTVAQGLDKETALQLLTGNTAKILGIDDMYGTLEEGKSATLFISEGDALDMRTNKLTKAYIDGRDISLETHQTELWKRYMGKYEREKEGQ; this is translated from the coding sequence ATGAAAAAAATATTTTTAATCATAGCAATTGTTTTTGGGGTTTCATTGAACGCACAGCAAACCCCTGCTCCGCCTCAATCCGAACAAGTTGCCATTATCGGAGCCACGGCCCACATTGGTAATGGAGAGGTTATAGAAAATTGTACCATCATTTTTAAAGATGGAAAAATTACTGCCATTGGCGCCGACATTATGACTCCAACTATCGGAACCATGATCAATGCCGAAGGCAGACATGTATATCCTGGTTTTATCGCACCATCCAAATCCCTTGGTTTGGTAGAAGTTGATGCCGTTAGGGCAAGTGACGACCAAGATGAGATTGGCGAAATGATTCCACATATTCGTAGTTTGATAGCCTATAACGCAGAATCCAAGGTTGTGGAAAGTATGCGTCCCAACGGTGTCCTAATTGGACAGGTAACCCCACAGGGCGGAACCATTTCCGGGACTTCCAGTATTGTTCAGTTTGATGCATGGAACTGGGAAGACGCTGCCGTAAAAACAGACGATGGCATCCACATGAACTGGCCCAACTTTTTTAGAAGAGGCCGTTGGTGGATGGGCGAAGAAAGAGGTTATATCCCCAACAAAGAGTACGGTAAGGAAATGGATGACATCAAGCTCTTTTTTCAAAACTCATTAGCTTACGGAAAAGCAGCAGAAAAGGAGAAAAACCTCCCATTTGCTGCCATGCAAGGCCTTTTTGATGGATCCCAACGCTTATACATTCATGCCAACGGTGAAAAGGAAATGACCGATGCTGTGACCATGGCCAAAGAAATGAGCGTAAAAAACGTTGTAATTGTAGGAGGATATAAAGCCAACAAAATAGCTGATTTTCTAAAAGAAAATGATGTTGCCGTTTTAGTGGAACGTACACACGCCCTACCAAGTTTTGATGATGATGATTACGACATCACCTACAAATTACCAAAATTATTGTTGGACGCTGGTCTTTTGGTAGGTCTTCAAAATGAGGATGCCGCCAATTTCCAAGCCAGGAACCTTGCCTTTTACGCAGGCCAAACAGTAGCTCAAGGACTTGACAAAGAAACCGCCTTACAGCTACTTACGGGCAATACAGCCAAAATTTTAGGTATTGATGATATGTACGGAACTTTAGAGGAAGGCAAAAGTGCCACGCTCTTTATTTCTGAAGGAGATGCGTTGGACATGCGCACCAATAAACTCACCAAAGCCTATATTGATGGCAGGGACATTTCCTTGGAAACCCACCAAACCGAACTTTGGAAACGGTATATGGGCAAATACGAAAGAGAAAAAGAAGGACAATAG
- a CDS encoding amidohydrolase family protein, with the protein MKLKLLALLLFMGSVSLFAQDYFPKNDGVKAKKNNNYTAFTNAKIYVTPTEVINNGTLLIQNGKVVQAGKSVSIPKNAVVENLDGKSIYPSFIDVFSGFGVKLPEKASGGGRSAQYGPSREGFYWNDHIMPENDAINSFTYDEKKAKELRNAGFGAINAHIEDGIARGTGLLVALNDEASEAQRILSDKSAQYFSFEKSRASRQSYPGSLMGAMALMRQLYYDMDWYSKGNVDTKDRSLEALINNKGLTQIYAAGDNGNVLRADKIGDLFGIQYTILAGGDEYERIEDIKATNAKLILPLDFPDAFDVSNPYQAKYIALKDMRHWNLAPSNPKVLADNGVDFSITLHGLKSPKELKGKIMKAITYGLSKTKALEALTTIPAQILGKSTEIGSLQAGSQANFLITSGDIFDKETTLYENWVQGNKNSIERMDVTDIRGDYNLAVNGSTYTVSLTGEADKPKAEIKKGDKTVDSKIDYSADWLNISFSEDKVGSYRMVAHVLPDTKTIKGTVVLPNGDETSATMTKTSSFKEKSKDEEAAEKPELMALTYPNVGYGFKKKPEQENILFKNATVWTGESILENTDVLIKNGKISKVGTDLRAGGATVVDATGKHLTAGIIDEHTHIAALAINEGGHNSSAEVRMEDVIDPEDVAIYRDLAGGVTTAQLLHGSANPIGGQSAIFRLKWGESAKNMVFDNSPKFIKFALGENVKQSNWGSYSRFPQTRMGVEQVYTDYFQRAKEYDAKKKSGEPYRHDEEMETLAEILNGERFISCHSYVQSEINMMMKVAEKFDFRVNTFTHILEGYKVADKMAEHGVGGGTFSDWWAYKYEVNDAIPYNAAIMASQGVTVAINSDDAEMSRRLNQEAAKTVKYGGMSEIEAWKTVTLNPAKLLHLDDRVGSIEEGKDADVVLWSEHPLSVYAKAEKTLIEGKVYFDLEKDKMLREYIKKERNQLIGMMLNEKKNGEKTRTPVQSKKEEFNCDTL; encoded by the coding sequence ATGAAACTTAAACTTTTAGCACTGTTGCTCTTCATGGGCAGTGTTTCTTTGTTTGCGCAGGACTACTTTCCAAAAAATGATGGCGTAAAGGCAAAGAAGAACAACAATTACACGGCATTCACCAATGCCAAGATCTATGTAACTCCCACGGAAGTTATCAATAACGGTACCTTGCTGATTCAAAACGGCAAAGTGGTACAAGCGGGCAAATCCGTAAGCATTCCCAAAAATGCTGTTGTAGAAAACCTTGATGGAAAATCCATCTACCCATCATTCATCGATGTATTCTCTGGATTTGGCGTAAAACTTCCCGAAAAAGCCAGCGGTGGCGGAAGATCAGCACAATATGGCCCATCCAGGGAAGGATTCTACTGGAACGACCATATTATGCCAGAGAACGATGCCATCAATAGTTTTACTTATGATGAGAAAAAAGCCAAAGAACTCCGAAATGCAGGTTTTGGGGCCATCAATGCACACATTGAAGATGGTATTGCCAGAGGAACAGGACTTTTGGTAGCATTAAACGATGAAGCATCCGAAGCACAACGAATCCTTTCGGACAAATCAGCACAATACTTTTCTTTTGAGAAGAGCAGAGCATCAAGACAATCTTACCCAGGTTCCTTAATGGGGGCCATGGCCTTGATGCGTCAGTTGTATTATGATATGGACTGGTATAGCAAAGGCAATGTGGATACCAAAGACCGTTCTTTGGAAGCACTTATCAACAACAAGGGATTAACACAAATCTATGCAGCTGGGGATAACGGCAACGTTTTAAGAGCTGACAAAATTGGTGACCTCTTCGGAATTCAGTATACCATATTGGCCGGAGGAGATGAGTACGAGCGTATTGAGGACATAAAAGCCACAAACGCCAAATTAATCCTTCCGTTGGATTTTCCAGATGCATTCGATGTATCCAACCCTTACCAAGCAAAATACATTGCTTTGAAAGATATGAGACATTGGAACTTGGCTCCATCCAATCCAAAAGTGTTGGCAGATAATGGCGTAGATTTCTCCATAACGCTGCACGGACTTAAATCCCCCAAAGAGTTGAAGGGAAAAATCATGAAGGCCATTACTTATGGTCTATCCAAAACCAAGGCTTTGGAAGCTTTGACCACTATTCCTGCTCAAATCTTGGGTAAATCCACCGAAATAGGATCATTGCAAGCTGGAAGCCAAGCCAACTTCTTGATTACTTCAGGAGATATTTTTGATAAAGAGACCACGCTTTATGAAAACTGGGTGCAAGGAAACAAAAATAGTATCGAGCGCATGGATGTCACTGATATCCGTGGTGACTACAATCTTGCAGTAAACGGAAGCACTTATACTGTTTCATTGACAGGAGAGGCCGATAAACCAAAGGCAGAAATCAAAAAAGGTGACAAAACTGTAGATTCCAAAATAGATTATTCCGCCGATTGGTTGAATATTTCTTTTAGTGAAGATAAAGTAGGTTCTTACCGCATGGTTGCCCATGTCTTGCCAGACACTAAAACCATTAAAGGAACCGTGGTTCTTCCCAATGGCGATGAAACTTCGGCAACAATGACCAAGACTTCATCTTTTAAAGAAAAATCCAAAGACGAAGAGGCCGCTGAAAAACCAGAATTAATGGCTTTGACCTACCCTAATGTTGGTTATGGTTTCAAGAAAAAGCCAGAACAAGAAAATATCCTATTCAAAAATGCGACCGTTTGGACCGGTGAAAGCATTTTGGAAAACACCGACGTACTGATTAAAAACGGTAAAATTTCTAAAGTAGGTACAGATTTACGTGCCGGAGGAGCTACCGTGGTGGACGCCACAGGGAAGCACCTTACTGCAGGAATAATTGATGAGCACACCCATATTGCCGCATTGGCCATTAACGAAGGAGGCCACAATTCTTCCGCAGAAGTACGTATGGAAGATGTTATCGATCCCGAGGACGTTGCCATTTACCGCGATTTGGCCGGTGGAGTTACTACCGCTCAATTGCTTCACGGTTCCGCCAACCCTATCGGTGGACAATCTGCTATTTTTAGATTGAAATGGGGAGAAAGTGCCAAGAATATGGTATTCGACAACTCACCTAAGTTCATCAAGTTTGCCTTGGGAGAAAACGTGAAGCAGTCCAACTGGGGCAGTTATTCCCGTTTTCCACAAACAAGAATGGGTGTTGAGCAGGTGTATACCGATTATTTCCAACGCGCCAAGGAATATGATGCCAAGAAAAAAAGCGGAGAGCCGTACCGTCACGATGAAGAAATGGAAACATTGGCCGAAATCTTGAACGGAGAACGATTTATTTCTTGCCACTCCTATGTACAGAGCGAAATCAACATGATGATGAAAGTCGCTGAGAAATTTGATTTCCGCGTGAACACCTTCACCCACATTTTGGAAGGTTACAAAGTAGCCGATAAAATGGCCGAGCACGGTGTTGGCGGAGGTACATTCAGTGACTGGTGGGCATACAAATATGAAGTAAATGATGCTATTCCTTACAATGCCGCTATCATGGCAAGTCAAGGCGTTACCGTGGCCATTAACAGTGATGATGCGGAAATGTCCAGAAGATTGAACCAAGAAGCCGCCAAAACCGTAAAATACGGAGGTATGTCAGAAATTGAAGCTTGGAAAACCGTAACCTTGAATCCTGCCAAATTGCTTCACTTGGACGACCGTGTAGGAAGTATCGAGGAAGGGAAGGATGCAGATGTGGTGCTGTGGAGCGAACATCCGCTATCAGTTTACGCCAAAGCTGAAAAAACTTTGATCGAAGGGAAAGTTTATTTTGACTTGGAAAAGGACAAAATGCTACGAGAATACATCAAAAAGGAAAGAAACCAATTGATTGGAATGATGTTGAACGAAAAGAAAAATGGCGAAAAAACCCGTACTCCCGTTCAAAGCAAAAAAGAAGAGTTTAATTGTGACACCCTTTAA
- a CDS encoding DHH family phosphoesterase, producing the protein MNSADIKTVKSILSQPQKIAIIPHRNPDGDAMGSCLALYGFLKATGHTVQVVAPNDYPKFLKWMPWNDTVINFERENPKAKEAINEASVIFTLDFNDLSRVGQMEAVLQEAEADFIMIDHHQQPSDYAKVTYSDVSMSSTCEMVYNFINFLGETELIDADMATNLYTGIMTDTGSFKYRSTSSKTHRVVAELIDKGADNMKIHQKVFDTNSPSRLHLLGVALGNMVILPEYRTAYITLSQDELDQYDFKKGDTEGFVNYGLTLEGIIFALIFIENREEGIIKISLRSVGDFSVNEFARAHFNGGGHTNAAGGRSEVSMEETISKFNEILKTYKSKLNP; encoded by the coding sequence ATGAATTCAGCGGATATCAAGACAGTAAAGTCGATTCTTTCCCAACCTCAGAAGATAGCCATTATACCCCACAGAAACCCTGACGGCGATGCTATGGGTTCCTGTTTGGCACTCTATGGATTTCTAAAAGCGACGGGGCACACGGTGCAGGTGGTTGCACCCAATGACTATCCTAAATTCCTGAAATGGATGCCATGGAACGATACCGTCATCAATTTTGAAAGGGAAAATCCAAAGGCCAAGGAGGCCATTAACGAAGCTTCCGTAATTTTCACCTTGGATTTTAATGACCTTTCCCGCGTTGGGCAAATGGAAGCCGTTTTGCAAGAAGCGGAGGCTGATTTTATTATGATAGATCATCACCAACAGCCGAGTGATTATGCCAAGGTGACCTATTCTGATGTTTCGATGAGCTCTACCTGTGAAATGGTCTACAACTTCATCAACTTTTTGGGTGAAACCGAACTTATTGATGCCGATATGGCAACGAATTTGTACACGGGCATTATGACTGATACAGGTTCTTTTAAGTACCGTTCAACTTCGAGCAAAACGCACCGCGTGGTGGCCGAACTTATCGATAAAGGTGCCGACAACATGAAGATCCACCAAAAAGTTTTTGACACCAATTCGCCCTCACGTTTGCATTTGTTGGGTGTTGCCTTGGGCAATATGGTGATTCTGCCCGAATATAGAACGGCGTACATTACCCTTAGCCAAGATGAATTGGACCAATACGATTTTAAAAAGGGGGATACCGAGGGCTTCGTAAATTATGGGCTAACTTTGGAAGGTATTATTTTTGCGCTCATTTTTATTGAAAATCGCGAAGAAGGCATTATCAAGATCTCCTTGCGCTCCGTTGGGGATTTTTCCGTTAACGAATTTGCAAGGGCACATTTTAACGGGGGAGGACATACCAATGCTGCCGGTGGAAGAAGTGAAGTGAGCATGGAGGAGACCATCTCCAAATTCAATGAGATTTTGAAAACCTATAAAAGTAAATTGAACCCATGA
- a CDS encoding nucleoside-diphosphate kinase, with protein MTGNRTFTMIKPDAVENGYIGAILDKITAAGFKIVAMKFTQLSTRDAEIFYAIHKERPFFGELVEFMTRGPIVAAILEKDNAVDDFRALIGATNPEEAAEGTIRKLYAASIGENAVHGSDSDENAAIEGAFHFSGREIY; from the coding sequence ATGACTGGAAATAGAACATTTACCATGATTAAGCCTGATGCCGTTGAAAACGGGTATATTGGTGCAATTTTGGATAAAATTACGGCTGCTGGTTTTAAGATTGTGGCCATGAAGTTTACACAATTGAGCACTAGGGATGCCGAAATATTCTATGCCATACACAAAGAGCGTCCATTTTTTGGTGAATTGGTGGAATTTATGACAAGAGGGCCAATCGTTGCCGCCATCTTGGAAAAAGACAATGCAGTGGATGATTTCCGTGCATTGATCGGGGCAACCAACCCCGAGGAAGCTGCTGAGGGAACCATCAGGAAATTGTATGCTGCCAGTATTGGAGAGAATGCAGTGCACGGTTCCGATAGTGATGAAAACGCTGCTATAGAAGGTGCTTTCCACTTTTCAGGTAGGGAAATATACTAA